The proteins below come from a single Eubacterium limosum genomic window:
- the ispE gene encoding 4-(cytidine 5'-diphospho)-2-C-methyl-D-erythritol kinase: protein MKEYVVRAPAKVNLSLDVIGKRHDGYHEMRMVNHSVALSDTLVFKSSGQGISISCSDPKIPTDERNLVHRVAEKLQARFGIDRGVQIDIKKNIPSEAGLAGGSADAAAAILGLNLIWGLNLSLEEMLAFGSTIGADVPYCCYKGMALVEGIGEVIKPVKPLRKLPVLVVKPEINIATPWAFGRLDSAEHVAHPDIDRVIQLVETEDYAALGSAVGNAFEQVVFQDYPEIGEMKAKMLESGAFASIMSGSGSTVIGYFLDKAAAENAREAFRRNYFLTFLTEIE, encoded by the coding sequence ATGAAAGAATATGTAGTGCGGGCGCCCGCAAAGGTAAACCTTTCTTTGGACGTTATCGGCAAACGCCATGACGGTTATCATGAGATGCGCATGGTTAACCATTCGGTGGCATTGTCGGATACACTTGTGTTTAAAAGCAGCGGCCAGGGAATCTCCATTTCCTGCAGTGATCCTAAAATCCCGACAGATGAGCGCAATCTGGTCCATCGGGTCGCTGAAAAGCTGCAGGCCCGTTTTGGCATTGACCGGGGAGTCCAGATCGACATCAAAAAGAACATTCCAAGTGAAGCGGGACTGGCTGGCGGCAGCGCCGACGCGGCGGCAGCCATTCTGGGACTGAACCTGATCTGGGGGCTGAACCTGAGTCTTGAGGAGATGCTTGCTTTTGGCAGTACGATCGGCGCGGATGTTCCATATTGCTGCTACAAAGGAATGGCGCTGGTAGAGGGGATCGGTGAGGTCATCAAGCCGGTAAAGCCCTTGAGAAAGCTGCCGGTGCTGGTGGTAAAGCCTGAGATAAACATCGCGACACCCTGGGCTTTCGGCCGTTTGGACAGCGCGGAGCATGTGGCACATCCGGACATCGACCGAGTCATCCAGCTGGTGGAGACGGAGGATTACGCGGCGCTTGGCAGTGCTGTGGGCAATGCCTTTGAGCAGGTGGTTTTTCAGGATTATCCAGAGATTGGCGAGATGAAGGCAAAAATGCTGGAGTCTGGCGCTTTCGCATCCATTATGAGCGGCAGCGGTTCGACGGTGATCGGTTACTTTTTAGACAAGGCGGCGGCTGAGAATGCGCGCGAAGCCTTTAGACGGAATTATTTTTTAACATTTTTAACTGAAATAGAATAG
- the lspA gene encoding signal peptidase II: MLFYILFIIGGIVVDQLTKYLAVTFLSPVTTVPVIPHVFHLTYVENTGAAFSIFAGKQIFLILLTLIFIVVLVYFFVIMPKTKRYFDVNLALSMIISGAVGNLIDRIRLNYVIDFFDVRLIGFAIFNIADIFVVVGCILMVIAIFRNKELLNDPPSLAKKKRQRAEQTLKKSKTSAKNNNAPAERTAEDAQGLNKDVLSKRKPRKRRRNLEPEVKTKIEKLPEHYSSIDFEPGPPPEEPEFLQHKKKKNSED, encoded by the coding sequence ATGTTATTTTATATATTATTCATCATTGGAGGAATCGTCGTTGACCAGCTAACCAAATATCTGGCCGTAACATTTTTATCGCCCGTCACCACTGTCCCGGTCATTCCCCATGTATTTCACCTGACCTACGTGGAGAACACAGGCGCCGCTTTCAGTATTTTTGCCGGGAAACAGATCTTTCTGATCCTTCTCACCCTGATTTTTATTGTTGTGCTGGTCTACTTCTTTGTCATCATGCCAAAGACCAAGCGGTATTTTGATGTCAATCTGGCCCTGTCCATGATCATCAGCGGCGCTGTCGGCAATCTGATCGACCGTATCCGCCTGAACTATGTGATCGACTTTTTCGACGTCCGTCTCATTGGCTTTGCCATTTTCAACATCGCCGATATTTTTGTGGTCGTTGGGTGTATCCTGATGGTTATCGCCATTTTCAGAAACAAAGAGCTTCTCAATGACCCGCCGAGTCTGGCTAAAAAAAAACGCCAGCGGGCCGAACAGACATTAAAAAAGTCCAAAACCAGCGCCAAAAACAATAACGCACCCGCTGAGCGCACGGCCGAAGATGCCCAGGGGCTGAATAAGGATGTGCTTTCAAAGAGAAAGCCCCGAAAACGCCGCCGGAATCTGGAGCCAGAGGTCAAGACCAAAATCGAAAAGCTGCCTGAGCATTACAGCTCCATCGACTTTGAACCCGGACCGCCGCCGGAGGAGCCAGAGTTCCTCCAGCACAAAAAGAAAAAAAATTCCGAGGATTAA
- a CDS encoding GntR family transcriptional regulator: MEAEKEKIKLTLDVSSCKPLREIVFETIRNAIINGDLKPGQRLMEVQLAEQLGVSRTPVRESIRKLELEGLVKMVPRKGAYVTPMSIDDLRDMMEIRRALEALSAELAAKNATEEDVKKLKESNRGFEESALKNDEEGIINYDIEFHEAIYRATGNERLIQMINSLREQMQRVRVEYVHHIEDKTPLIGQHQKIIDNIANHRCSEASEAAGAHIQITEKDMVAVLE, encoded by the coding sequence ATGGAAGCAGAAAAAGAAAAAATCAAATTAACCCTTGATGTGAGCTCATGCAAGCCGCTGAGAGAAATCGTGTTTGAAACCATCAGAAACGCCATTATCAACGGCGACCTGAAGCCGGGCCAGCGTCTGATGGAGGTGCAGCTGGCAGAACAGCTGGGCGTCAGCCGTACCCCGGTGCGTGAGTCCATCCGTAAGCTTGAGCTGGAAGGACTTGTGAAAATGGTGCCGAGAAAGGGCGCTTACGTTACGCCCATGTCCATCGACGACCTCCGGGATATGATGGAAATCCGGCGCGCTCTGGAAGCTCTGTCCGCTGAGTTAGCGGCCAAAAACGCAACGGAGGAAGATGTCAAAAAGCTGAAGGAAAGTAACCGGGGTTTTGAGGAATCTGCCCTTAAAAATGATGAGGAAGGCATTATCAACTACGATATTGAGTTTCACGAAGCCATTTACCGCGCGACGGGAAACGAACGCCTGATCCAGATGATCAACTCTTTGAGAGAACAGATGCAGCGTGTCCGTGTGGAATATGTCCATCATATTGAGGACAAGACGCCGCTCATCGGCCAGCACCAGAAGATCATTGACAATATCGCCAACCACCGCTGCAGTGAAGCCAGCGAAGCGGCCGGCGCGCATATCCAGATCACTGAAAAAGATATGGTGGCTGTACTGGAATAG